The segment CAATAATTAGGTACTGGCCGGCAGCTGATTAGATTCGAGTAATTGATGTTGCTGCTCCATCGGTCTGCTGGATCCCAAGCAAGCAGATAGAAAGAGCAAGCACTTCCAAGGTGATAGATAGAGTGATTAATCTTGAGAGGTCGCCACTATGGATCTGGTGACGGGGGCCATGGGCAACCTCGCCCCCAAGCTGCTGCAGCTGCTCCGAGATGAGTACAAGCTACAGACGGGCATGAGGGAGCGAGTGCAATTTCTCTCAGAGGAGCTAGAGAGCATCCACGCCGCCCTCCGCCAGGTTGCGGAAGTTCCGTGGGACCAGCTCGACGAGCCGGTCAAGGTCTGGGCACGCAAGGTCAGGGAGACGTCGTACGACATGGAGGACATCCTCGACACCTTCCTCGTGCGAGTCCAAGGCCGAGAGCCCGCCGACACAAGCAAGCTCAAACGCGCCTTGAAGAAGATGGGCGACCTGTTCAGCAAGGGCAAGGCTCGCCGTGAAATTGCAGGCGCCATCGAAGACATCAGGAAGCAACTTCAGGAGGTGGCCGAGCGGCGTGCTAGGTACAAAGTCGATGAGAATCTGGCTAACCCTGCCGCAAGGACGTCAACTATTGATCCTCGCCTTGCAGCTATGTACAAAGAAGTGACGCAACTCATTGGCATCGACAAGGCAAGGGGCAAGCTCATATCCATGCTGTCTTACCAGCATAGGGATGACGTGCCtgagaaggagatgaagaaagTTTCTGTTGTCGGAGTCGGGGGATTAGGCAAGACCACTCTTGCCAAAGCAGTGTATGACAAGCTCAAAGGGGACTTCAATTGTGGGGCTTTCATTCCGGTTGGCCGGAATCCTGACTTGAAGAAAGTCCTCAGGGATATTCTCATAGATCTTGACAAGGAATATTACAGGAAGAATTTCAATATGATCAACCTATTGGATGAAAGGCAGCTCATAGATGAAATCCGAAAGTTACTTAAGAACAGGAGGTACGCATCTCCCGCCCTATGCTTCCTTACACTATAAAGTGCCTTTTTAGCTTATCGATCTACTCCGGGAATTCCTTCAAAATATGAGGTATGCGCCATCTAGCGTGCAAGTGTTTTTGTTCCTTTCTGTACTTATGCATTGCATATGGCACAAATCCTATTGGTTTATGAATTCCTCCACTGGACCACTAGTCATTGTTCCGTTGAAGCATTACAACCAGCTATTTTCcttattttgttttacaaattactCATTATCAAATTATTACAGAACAGTGGGCACACGAGCATCAATAGCCTTGCCCTATACTCACCTAGCAGTCCCTATAAATAATATCCGAGTAGTGACGTAATTTGTGGTTGAAAAGTTCACAATACTTATGACCTTATGACTAGTAATATGATGGTTTGATTTTGTATTGCGTAATATGTGCAGTTGTTGAAGGCGCcgcaaaatttctaaaaaaaaacaagagttCCTCGTCATAACAAACTTTATTTACTGAAAGTAGTGAATATTTGAAAGTTCTAAGAAACTAATATCATGAATTTAACATTTTAAATGATTGTTTATTTTAGGAGTTTATTTGAAAATGAGCACAGCATAGGCGGGCAAACAGATTTGAGCCCAGCCATGGTACGGTAGAATTCTATATTTGCCTCTGTTTCCTTTTACCTAGAGGCGTTGAATTTTGCATCTACATAGAaatatgtggtttcatcgattCATAGCCATGTTCAACATTCGTCCATAGCTCAGCCTCTACGTGGGGCTGACACACGTATGGACATCACCTCACTTCGCTTTGGTCCTTGGTTCATGTAGAAGAACTAATACGTGTCACCTATGCCACGCTACTtcgtttgattattttttttcctttgcaagcatgcatatttgagCTTTTATTTTAGTCTCCACATATATAAGAGCATGTAGTCAAGAACTCTCCTACATAACATttttttgttcaaatttgagaagaacGGACACTTTTATTTTACTGTTAGCTATACAGAAGAGCAACGCAGTTAACAGCTTTGAGCATTAGTTTACAACACATTTAAGTTTAAGTCTACTACTTAAACATTATTAATTCACAACTGGACTTAGATGAGTAATTACGTATTTTTCCTGGAAGCATAATGGACTCGTAACCATAATTACTGAACCTCTGCAAATAAGTATGAGCACATCTTTGATGACTGTTCTTGATGTTGGCACACTTCTCTCTTTTATAGACGCTCCAGATAGCTTTAGTAACTCATAGTTCTTGCACTTAATGTGGATAGGTATTTCATTGTTATTGACGACATATGGGAGACACAATCTTGGGAAACAATCAAATTGGCTCTTGTTGAGAATAATTGTGGAAGTAGAATAATCACAACTACTCGTAAATTTGAAGTTGCTAGAGAAGCTGGTGAGGTTTACAAGCTACAACCACTTTCATGTGACAACTCTAAAAAGTTATTCTATACAAGGATATTTGGTGGTGAAGGAAAATGTCTTGATAACCAACCGGATGAGATACCCgataaaattttgaagaaatgtGATGGTATACCGTTAGCTATCATCACAATGGCTAGTTTGTTGGTGGGTAAGCCAAGGGAAGAATGGTGTGAGCTCTATAGCGCTATTGGTTTTGGACATAAAGATAACAGGCATGTCGAAAATACTATGAGGATATTGTCTTTTAGCTACTATGATTTGCCTTCACATCTAAGGATATGCTTACTGTATCTAAGTGCATTTCCAGAAGATTATTTTATTGAGAAAGATCCTTTGATATGGAAGTGGATAGCTGAAGGTTTTGTCCATGAGAAACAAGGAAATTTGTCGTTATTTGAGCTTGGAGAAGGATACTTCAACGATCTCTTAAATAGAAGCATGATCCAGGCAGTGGAGAACGAATGGGATGGCATTGTAGTAGGTTGTAGTGTTCATGATATGGTTCTTGATCTCATCCGTTCCTTGTCATGTGAAGAAAATTTTGTTGCTATATTAGATAATGTTGAAGGCACATTATCACAAAGCAATGTACGTCGGTTATCCCACCAAAATAGAACCGTACGGAACAATACTCATCAGGCTAACCATATGGACATGCCACAAGTGAGGTCATATATTGCTTCTAGGTGTCGTATTAATCGGTTGGTCCTGCTTTCGAGCTTTAAACTTCTACGGGTGCTAGCCATAGAAAATTGCAGATTTGGGGGAGATTGCCATCTTGAGAATGGCCTATTTAGGGAAGATTTCCATCTTGAGAATCTTGGGAATTTACTTCACTTGAGGTATCTTGGGCTAAGAGGCACAAATATTCGTGAGCTCCCGAAAGAAATAGGGGATCTCAAGTTTCTGCAGACACTTGATGTGGCAGAAACTAGTATAACAGAACTGCCCGCGAGCGTTGTTCTACTAACACAGTTGGTGTGCCTACGCGCTGATTGGTTGAACACGAGTGTGCTGGATGGGATTGGAAAGCTGACGTCCTTGGAGGAGCTGAAAATACTTGTTGGCAGGGACGACAAGTCCCAGAGGCGGTTTGTGAAGGAGCTGGGCAGCCTGAGGGAACTGAGGGTGCTCGAGACTAGTATTGATGATGTGATGGATGAGAGCCAGCAGAGAGAGTTAGTGGAGTCTCTACGCAATCTCCACAAGATCCAGCATCTAACACTTTATATTTATACTCCGGAAGTAGTGGATATAGCCACGTGGGAAGCAGCAGGCTTTACCCTCCCGCGACATCTCCGATATTTGGCTTTATATTGGATCGAGTTCTCTAGGCTGCCGTCATGCATTAATCCCACACGTCTTCCCAACCTCACCTCCTTGGAATTGTGTGTGGCTAGTTTGGATGAGCGGGATCTGAACCTCCTTGGTTGGCTAACGGAGCTCCGTTATCTCCAGCTTTTTTTCGAGTCCACGGTAACAGTAAGTGATATTAATGCCAGTGATGGCTGCTTCCAGAACCTGAGGGTGTTCTCGTTGCCACGTTCAATGGTCCAGTTTGAGCGCAACAAGGAGGACTCGAGCGTTTCACTTCATATATGGAATGGAACCGATGCGATGCCCTTCAAGTGCTCTACAGAAAACGACTGCAGCCTTTGTGCTATACCCTCTGCCGTGATGCCAAACCTTCAATCCCTTTCCACTGCTGTCTTTGTGCGGGCCTTAAAGGATGGCAACGGTGACTGTGACAATATTATTGGCTTGGAATATCTCACTTCGCTTCGAGAAGTCCAGGTGTGGATCGACTGCCAGGGTGCGTCTGCTGCTGAGGTGGATGAAGCGGAGGCTGCGCTGAGGAACCAAACCGATGTCCATCCCAACCGTCCAACACTTCAAGTCATCAGATGGAATGGAGCCAAAATGATCTCATCTGTCCAAGATCAAGAGGTAGAATGATTAATTCGTGGTTCCTATCCAATTAATATTTCTCTTTATTTCTCTCTTTGTacaattccttttctttcctctactTAAATTAATGGATCTGTAGCTACTGGTCGTATATTGATCACCGGCTAGTTAGTTACTATTTCCTTATTTCCCAATTTTCAGCCAGAAGACGATAATCtacccaaagaagaagaagatgatgagaagcaacaggaggaggaggtctTGCTGACGGCTGATGATGCTGTCGCCAAATTAAGCTTAGTTGACGGCTGATGATGCTACATGTACGTACGTACTCTCTCCGCATCCTATTCCATTTCGATCCATTGCATTTTTCTGCTTCTTCATGTTGAGTGGTGTTGCTAGCTGGATGTACTCTGTTTCTAGGCACCATTCAACTCTGATTCTGGCTGTCCTCTCCACATGCCGTTTCTGTGTATGTACGTTGCATAACAATTTAAACAGATTTCTTGGCAGCCTTTCGCATGCAGATGTCCAGCTTGGCTTGCTCCTCGATCAGAGTTTGTGACGCGAGTTGATTTCTGCTGGGACGGTGGCAGTATTGTACGTTGTTCGCTTCTTCAGTCGGGGTCTACGTTCTCCTCCTCTGAATCTGTATCCATCATTTGGCTTGATCAAAGTTTCAGTTTACTGCTGCTTTAAACCTTTATAATATTGCTCATGCTGAACTGCTGGCTTGTTAGATTCTTTCTTCAGTGTAGCATCTGCGTGCAAGCAAGTTTggaacatatatatatgttgtgtTGAAGGAGGCATACATAATTACATATGTGTTGTTCGCCTCATGTTTTTCTTATTTCGAGGAAAGTAAATTTGGCTCGTTTTTACCACCTCCAATACATACATATTGTAGTCTGTATGGAACATTGCAATAGAATTTAGATAGGCCCTGTTCCTCAAAGCAGAGCTTGAGATAACGCATCAGACTGACGAGTCAGAGTGATGAATATATAAAACTGGTTTGGTTTGCCTAATTAGTACTGTACTAGAATACAGCTGTTGATAAACGATGATATATATCCTACTCTGATCCATATAAACGCGCCGGTTGCACATAACTCAAGTTATCAATTCTCAGGTATGGGGTAACAGCAGTTAACAGTTTTTATGGATTCATGCTTCTGTAGGACCAAATTAACAGTTGGTGCGTTGTTTGATGTCTAgattttcctctctttttttcaagTCTTCAATGCTTGGAGTTTGGACTtgatttttagaaaataaataaacatcTGGCTTTTTGCATTCGGAGATGCATATAACTAACAATTGATTATTATAATATCCTGACATATATATAGTCAACAACACACGGGgaggaaaaatataaaaagatgAAGTGTAGAaacgagaatgacgactagagggcggtgaatagatgtctcaataaaattttttttgaaatagatggtcttttcttatttctcacccaatgcacctcaaaacgttcaagcggaagcaaaagaatcagaGAGACAAAACAAGAAAACTAGTTCTATGGTAACATAACTCTAtggatgaaatatgaaccatagtttccattcaagaccattctatGTGTCTTTATACATAAAAACTCGTAACTTTCAAAAAtactagagaagatggacaccggacaagattatcctccaagatgatagtctagtggtaaggggactcaagacccgctcaaatacatgagtatgtgagtgtttaagccactagcattaAGAAAAATAACTCTGCAAAgctgaaaaactgcagctcaaagaaaagatcaccgggtaaagaatctctccaaattgatgatctagaggtaagggtACTCAAGatccatgagcatacactcgtatgtgagtttttatgcctctagtaacaagaagaatgacctcacaagatgctgaaattttaacctaaaaatcaaaacgaaaatcaaaaccaaaaaccaaaaaatatgcaaacttgcaagggaatcaatagaggaaaactagaatgaGGGAAATTCcagcatatgcaaaaaaaaaaacataaactcattactcaaagaggtctgCTCTATTTTAGGTGAATTACatagatttatctctcaaaattctcacatattacatagactaagtattcatccttctctcctctaaaactctagctctaaagctctcaaatgggtggcacaagagggctcaagtggctggttcaaactctcccaTAGTCCTACCcttttatttataggcctaggaaacttgacccttaagtttcctaattttttcccaaaataccctctcttgtagtacattcttacctaccaccaaggttattttggtccattttatTCTTCATTCATTGGACGGCCGCagcgccttcacaacttagcttcccctcgacgcaagtttcgcgatggtgccacgtaatCTTGTAGTTCTCCTATAGTTTTGatgccaaaccgcgaaaccgtctGCACGATTCTTAAAGCGTAACTCACcgtcttgcttacaccttaagcaagcgctttgatATCAACgggtgtactccgtcatgcgatcctgaccgtcggcaagtctctcccgcttcttATCCCTTgagccgtcttgtcacttgcaccggcaaccatttcgcttgactttgtcaacacgccgtctccatccgtcttcaatgctttgctccAGTCCTCCACGTGTTTAGCtaggattacccttgactccgcctggtCTCTttgatcgtctagcaccaagcactccgcttggctccgatcatctcgccgtcgatcgccaagtCTGAGCTGTTCGTCAGGGTGTCACCGATGGACAAGGACCTAATGCGGTGGATCTTGAGGCCACTTGCGTGGTCACCGCTCGACCCCGCAGCTGACGCCTCCGCTTGACTCTACGGTCGACAATGCACCACCGCAGTTCTTCTTAAGGCCGCCCTTGCACGCCGCTGCCACCGACTACTCCCCCACGCCTCCTCTACCGCCCATCCCACCAATGCTATGCGTGAGGATGTCAATGGCGTCAGCGAGCTAGAACGACCGAGGACATAAAGGTCATTTCCACTTCGTTTTCACGTCGACAGatgcaaaaataaataaataaaatgccACATGACGTATGAAAAGAGCTTAAAGTGT is part of the Phragmites australis chromosome 12, lpPhrAust1.1, whole genome shotgun sequence genome and harbors:
- the LOC133886227 gene encoding disease resistance protein RGA5-like yields the protein MDLVTGAMGNLAPKLLQLLRDEYKLQTGMRERVQFLSEELESIHAALRQVAEVPWDQLDEPVKVWARKVRETSYDMEDILDTFLVRVQGREPADTSKLKRALKKMGDLFSKGKARREIAGAIEDIRKQLQEVAERRARYKVDENLANPAARTSTIDPRLAAMYKEVTQLIGIDKARGKLISMLSYQHRDDVPEKEMKKVSVVGVGGLGKTTLAKAVYDKLKGDFNCGAFIPVGRNPDLKKVLRDILIDLDKEYYRKNFNMINLLDERQLIDEIRKLLKNRRYFIVIDDIWETQSWETIKLALVENNCGSRIITTTRKFEVAREAGEVYKLQPLSCDNSKKLFYTRIFGGEGKCLDNQPDEIPDKILKKCDGIPLAIITMASLLVGKPREEWCELYSAIGFGHKDNRHVENTMRILSFSYYDLPSHLRICLLYLSAFPEDYFIEKDPLIWKWIAEGFVHEKQGNLSLFELGEGYFNDLLNRSMIQAVENEWDGIVVGCSVHDMVLDLIRSLSCEENFVAILDNVEGTLSQSNVRRLSHQNRTVRNNTHQANHMDMPQVRSYIASRCRINRLVLLSSFKLLRVLAIENCRFGGDCHLENGLFREDFHLENLGNLLHLRYLGLRGTNIRELPKEIGDLKFLQTLDVAETSITELPASVVLLTQLVCLRADWLNTSVLDGIGKLTSLEELKILVGRDDKSQRRFVKELGSLRELRVLETSIDDVMDESQQRELVESLRNLHKIQHLTLYIYTPEVVDIATWEAAGFTLPRHLRYLALYWIEFSRLPSCINPTRLPNLTSLELCVASLDERDLNLLGWLTELRYLQLFFESTVTVSDINASDGCFQNLRVFSLPRSMVQFERNKEDSSVSLHIWNGTDAMPFKCSTENDCSLCAIPSAVMPNLQSLSTAVFVRALKDGNGDCDNIIGLEYLTSLREVQVWIDCQGASAAEVDEAEAALRNQTDVHPNRPTLQVIRWNGAKMISSVQDQEPEDDNLPKEEEDDEKQQEEEVLLTADDAVAKLSLVDG